The following are encoded together in the Dickeya lacustris genome:
- the glnQ gene encoding glutamine ABC transporter ATP-binding protein GlnQ, with translation MIEFKNVSKHYGQTQVLHDINLQIQQGEVVVIIGPSGSGKSTLLRCINKLEEITSGELVVDGLKVNDPKVDERLIRQEAGMVFQQFYLFPHLTALENVAFGPIRVRGASKADAEKLARELLGKVGLAERAHHYPSELSGGQQQRVAIARALAVKPKLMLFDEPTSALDPELRHEVLTVMKDLAEEGMTMVIVTHEVGFAQKVASRLIFIDKGRIAEDGHPDALISNPPSERLREFLQHVS, from the coding sequence ATGATTGAATTTAAAAACGTATCGAAACACTACGGCCAAACGCAAGTCTTGCATGATATCAACCTACAGATTCAGCAAGGCGAAGTGGTGGTGATAATCGGGCCGTCGGGTTCAGGCAAATCCACCTTGCTGCGTTGCATCAATAAGCTCGAAGAGATTACCAGCGGCGAGCTGGTGGTGGATGGTCTGAAAGTCAATGATCCGAAAGTCGATGAACGCCTGATTCGTCAGGAAGCGGGCATGGTATTTCAGCAGTTCTACCTGTTCCCACACCTGACGGCGCTGGAAAACGTGGCCTTTGGCCCGATTCGGGTACGCGGCGCCAGCAAAGCCGATGCCGAGAAGCTGGCTCGTGAGCTGTTGGGAAAAGTGGGTCTGGCAGAACGCGCCCACCACTACCCGTCAGAACTCTCCGGCGGGCAGCAGCAGCGTGTCGCCATCGCCCGTGCGCTGGCCGTCAAACCCAAATTGATGCTGTTTGACGAGCCGACCTCCGCACTTGACCCAGAGTTGCGCCACGAGGTGCTCACGGTGATGAAAGACCTGGCCGAAGAAGGTATGACCATGGTCATCGTGACGCACGAAGTCGGTTTTGCGCAGAAAGTGGCCTCACGGCTGATTTTTATTGATAAGGGCCGCATCGCCGAAGATGGCCACCCGGATGCGCTTATCAGCAACCCGCCGAGTGAACGCCTGCGCGAATTCTTGCAACACGTCTCCTAA
- the glnP gene encoding glutamine ABC transporter permease GlnP codes for MQFDWSAIWPSVPLLLEGAKMTLLISVLGLLGGLVIGVLAGFARVYGGGLSNRLALVFIEIIRGTPIVVQVMFIYFALPMLFTSIRIDPFSAAVVTIMINSGAYIAEITRGSVLSIHKGFTEAGLALGLSRRDTLRHVIAPLALRRMLPPLGNQWIISIKDTSLFIVIGVAELTRQGQEIIAGNFRALEIWSAVAVIYLVITLVLSAVLRWLERRLKII; via the coding sequence ATGCAGTTTGACTGGAGTGCCATCTGGCCGTCCGTTCCGTTATTGTTGGAAGGGGCAAAAATGACCCTGCTGATTTCGGTGCTGGGGTTGCTCGGTGGTTTGGTAATTGGCGTTCTCGCCGGGTTCGCACGCGTTTACGGCGGCGGATTGTCGAACCGGCTTGCGCTGGTATTCATTGAAATTATTCGCGGCACGCCCATCGTCGTGCAGGTGATGTTTATCTATTTTGCGCTGCCGATGCTGTTTACCTCGATACGCATCGACCCATTTAGTGCCGCCGTGGTCACTATAATGATCAACTCCGGCGCGTATATCGCAGAAATCACGCGCGGCTCCGTCCTCTCTATCCACAAGGGTTTTACGGAAGCCGGGTTAGCGCTGGGGCTGTCACGCCGCGATACGCTGCGCCATGTGATTGCGCCGCTGGCGCTGCGCCGCATGCTGCCTCCGCTTGGCAACCAGTGGATTATCAGCATTAAAGATACCTCGCTGTTTATCGTTATTGGCGTGGCCGAGCTGACGCGTCAGGGCCAGGAAATCATCGCCGGTAACTTTCGCGCGCTGGAAATCTGGAGTGCGGTGGCCGTTATCTATCTGGTGATAACGCTGGTGCTGAGTGCCGTTTTACGCTGGCTGGAAAGAAGACTTAAGATTATATGA
- the glnH gene encoding glutamine ABC transporter substrate-binding protein GlnH, giving the protein MKSLFKASLAALALAFSLSGQAAEKSLIVATDTAFVPFEFKQGDKYVGFDIDLWDAIAKELNLTYTLKPMDFSGIIPALQTRNIDLALAGITITEERKRAIDFSDGYYNSGLLVMVQADNKDITGEQSLAGKVVAVKSGTGSVDYAKANIKSKELRQFPNIDNAYLELGTGRADAVLHDTPNILYFIKTAGNGKFKAVGDSIKAQQYGVAFPKGSDELRNKVNGALKTLRDNGTYAAIYKKWFGTEPK; this is encoded by the coding sequence ATGAAATCGTTGTTTAAAGCTTCACTGGCCGCACTGGCGCTGGCCTTTAGCCTGTCGGGTCAGGCGGCGGAAAAATCGCTGATTGTGGCGACAGATACTGCCTTCGTGCCGTTTGAATTTAAACAAGGTGACAAGTACGTCGGCTTTGATATCGACCTGTGGGACGCTATCGCCAAAGAACTCAACCTCACCTACACACTAAAACCGATGGATTTCAGCGGTATCATCCCGGCATTGCAGACGCGCAACATCGATCTGGCGCTGGCAGGGATCACCATCACTGAAGAGCGTAAACGCGCAATCGATTTCTCTGACGGTTACTACAATAGCGGCTTGCTGGTCATGGTGCAGGCCGACAATAAAGACATCACTGGCGAACAAAGCCTGGCGGGTAAAGTGGTGGCAGTGAAAAGCGGCACCGGTTCGGTAGACTATGCCAAGGCCAACATCAAATCCAAAGAACTGCGCCAGTTCCCGAATATCGACAATGCCTATCTGGAGCTGGGTACTGGCCGTGCTGATGCGGTGCTGCACGATACGCCAAACATCCTTTATTTCATCAAAACGGCGGGTAACGGTAAATTTAAAGCCGTCGGCGACTCCATCAAAGCCCAGCAGTACGGCGTCGCTTTCCCGAAAGGCAGCGATGAGCTGCGTAATAAGGTGAATGGCGCACTGAAAACCCTGCGTGACAACGGCACTTACGCAGCCATCTACAAAAAATGGTTCGGTACAGAGCCGAAATAA